A part of Synechococcus sp. KORDI-49 genomic DNA contains:
- a CDS encoding nicotinate-nucleotide adenylyltransferase, protein MADPIALLGTSADPPTRGHQALLEGLLGLYGEVATWASDNPMKQHGAPLRLRAQLLQALVNEIGDPRLRLCQELSSPFALATLERAHTLWPGRDLIFVVGSDLAGQIPRWRQAERWLRLCRLAIAPRQGWPLQPAALDALRSLGAQMDLLDLTVPASASSELRQAPEPGQVPTSVWPLLLEHTLYGLTPSRC, encoded by the coding sequence ATGGCCGACCCCATCGCCCTGCTCGGCACCAGCGCCGACCCTCCCACCCGCGGCCACCAGGCCCTGCTGGAAGGCCTGCTCGGGCTTTACGGAGAGGTGGCCACCTGGGCCAGCGACAACCCGATGAAACAGCACGGGGCCCCCTTGCGCCTGCGGGCCCAGCTGCTTCAGGCCCTGGTGAACGAGATCGGTGATCCCCGCCTGAGGCTGTGCCAGGAGCTGAGCAGCCCCTTTGCCCTCGCCACCCTGGAGCGGGCGCACACCCTCTGGCCCGGGAGGGATCTGATCTTCGTGGTGGGCAGCGATCTGGCCGGTCAGATCCCCCGTTGGCGGCAGGCTGAGCGATGGCTCCGCCTCTGCCGCCTGGCGATCGCCCCCCGCCAGGGCTGGCCGCTGCAACCGGCCGCGCTCGATGCCCTCAGAAGCCTGGGAGCCCAGATGGATCTTCTCGATCTGACGGTGCCTGCCAGCGCCAGCTCGGAGCTGCGGCAGGCACCGGAGCCCGGACAAGTGCCGACCTCCGTCTGGCCGCTGCTGCTGGAACACACTCTCTACGGCCTCACCCCAAGCCGCTGCTGA
- a CDS encoding GTP-binding protein produces the protein MSQALPTPPSSTVRCRQLLQRWRNELCLGAREQALLAGELRQLDRQLQRLESRTLRVAFFGRVGVGKSSLINALIGEQLLATDVAHGCTRRQRAVPWPQAIDGLAAVELVDTPGIDEIETAGRARLATRVAMGADLVLLVIDSDLTRIDRDALDTLLNCGKPVQLVLNRSDRWSEQELPALLRSIQQRLSKELPLTAVAAAPRRPVLDGEGRARSEQAPPRIATLSQRLIRQLSGEGELLLALHALRLADRFQQAHQQLRLRQHRRSAQGLIGRYAAAKATGVAMNPLIAIDLAGGLACDTALVMQLCQLYGLPMAPNSARRLLRSVTAQNALLGGVQLGLSALKQLLLLLVPFSGGASLAPAAPVALAQAAVAVHSTRRTGVLVAEQLLRRRGGQPGALLQRLAQADPVVAHWLQRWPASAASDLQPLLP, from the coding sequence ATGAGCCAGGCCCTTCCGACACCGCCCTCCAGCACCGTCCGCTGCCGCCAGCTGCTGCAGCGCTGGCGCAATGAGCTGTGTCTCGGCGCCCGTGAGCAGGCCTTGCTGGCGGGTGAACTGCGTCAGCTCGACAGGCAGCTGCAGCGCCTCGAGAGCCGCACCCTGCGGGTGGCCTTCTTCGGCCGGGTGGGCGTCGGCAAGTCCAGCCTGATCAACGCCCTGATCGGCGAGCAGCTGCTGGCCACCGATGTGGCCCACGGCTGCACCCGCCGCCAGCGGGCCGTCCCCTGGCCCCAGGCGATCGACGGGCTGGCGGCCGTGGAACTGGTCGACACCCCTGGCATCGATGAGATCGAAACCGCCGGGCGTGCCCGCCTGGCGACCCGGGTGGCGATGGGCGCCGATCTGGTGCTGCTGGTGATCGACAGCGATCTCACCCGCATCGACCGCGACGCCCTCGACACCCTGCTGAACTGCGGCAAACCGGTGCAGCTGGTGCTCAACCGCAGTGACCGCTGGTCGGAACAGGAGCTGCCGGCTCTGCTGCGCAGCATCCAGCAGCGTCTGTCCAAGGAGCTGCCGCTCACCGCCGTGGCCGCCGCCCCGCGCCGGCCGGTGCTGGATGGGGAAGGCCGCGCCCGCAGTGAGCAGGCGCCGCCACGCATCGCGACGCTGAGCCAGCGTCTGATCCGGCAACTGAGCGGGGAAGGGGAGCTGCTGCTCGCCCTGCATGCCCTGAGGCTGGCGGATCGCTTCCAGCAGGCCCACCAGCAACTGCGGCTGCGCCAGCATCGCCGCTCCGCTCAGGGGCTGATCGGGCGCTATGCCGCCGCCAAGGCCACCGGTGTGGCGATGAATCCCCTGATCGCGATCGATCTGGCGGGCGGCCTGGCCTGCGACACCGCCCTGGTGATGCAGCTCTGCCAGCTCTATGGCCTGCCGATGGCGCCCAACTCAGCCCGCAGGTTGCTGCGCTCAGTCACGGCCCAGAACGCACTGCTGGGCGGAGTCCAGCTCGGTCTGAGTGCCCTGAAGCAACTGCTGCTGCTGCTGGTGCCGTTCAGCGGCGGAGCCAGCCTGGCGCCAGCGGCGCCGGTGGCTCTCGCCCAGGCAGCGGTGGCTGTGCACAGCACCCGCCGCACCGGCGTGCTGGTGGCCGAACAACTGCTGCGCCGCCGCGGTGGTCAGCCCGGAGCGCTGCTGCAGCGCCTTGCCCAGGCCGATCCGGTGGTGGCCCACTGGTTGCAGCGCTGGCCAGCATCCGCAGCCTCCGATCTGCAGCCGTTGCTGCCCTGA
- a CDS encoding CNNM domain-containing protein: MRSDLLVLLLLVVVVLLGSALCSGVEAALLTVNPIRVHELAARSRPLAGARRLAQLRQRLGRTLSVLVIANNGFNIFGSLMLGGYAAWVFEQRGISGIALPLFSVGLTVLVMLLGEILPKALGSRLALPVSLAAAPLLHWLGLLLSPLVLLLERLLPAITAEAEITTNEEEIRLLARLGSQKGQIEADEAAMIGKVFQLNDLTARDLMTPRVAAPTLDGSLSLEAQRTVLLGNNADWWVVLGDQVDKVLGVASRERLLTALLENRGLLTPVDLCEPVEYVPEMIRADRLLTGFRRDSGGVRVVVDEFGGFVGVIGAESVLAVLAGWWRKPAA; this comes from the coding sequence ATGCGTTCCGACCTGCTGGTGCTGCTGCTTCTGGTGGTGGTGGTGCTGCTCGGCTCAGCCCTCTGTTCCGGCGTGGAGGCAGCCCTGCTGACGGTCAACCCGATCCGGGTGCATGAACTGGCGGCCCGCAGCCGTCCGCTGGCCGGAGCCCGCCGTCTGGCCCAGCTGCGGCAACGGCTGGGACGCACCTTGTCAGTGCTGGTGATCGCCAACAACGGCTTCAACATCTTCGGCAGCCTGATGCTGGGGGGGTACGCCGCCTGGGTGTTCGAGCAGCGGGGCATCAGCGGCATCGCTTTGCCCCTGTTTTCAGTGGGCCTCACCGTGCTGGTGATGCTGCTGGGGGAGATCCTGCCCAAGGCGCTCGGCAGTCGCCTCGCCCTGCCGGTTTCCCTGGCGGCCGCGCCGCTGCTGCATTGGCTGGGACTGCTGCTCAGCCCGCTGGTGCTGCTGCTGGAGCGGTTGCTGCCGGCGATCACGGCCGAAGCGGAGATCACCACCAATGAAGAGGAGATCCGGCTGCTGGCCAGACTCGGCTCCCAGAAAGGCCAGATCGAAGCCGACGAAGCGGCGATGATCGGCAAGGTGTTTCAGCTGAACGACCTCACCGCCCGCGATCTGATGACACCGCGGGTGGCGGCACCGACCCTCGATGGCAGCCTCAGCCTCGAAGCACAGCGGACGGTGCTGCTGGGCAACAACGCCGACTGGTGGGTGGTGCTCGGCGATCAGGTGGACAAGGTGCTCGGGGTGGCCAGCCGCGAGCGGCTGCTCACCGCCCTGCTTGAGAACCGTGGCCTGCTCACCCCGGTGGATCTGTGCGAGCCGGTGGAATACGTGCCGGAGATGATCCGTGCCGACCGGCTGCTCACCGGATTCCGCCGCGACAGCGGCGGTGTGCGGGTGGTGGTGGATGAATTCGGTGGCTTCGTGGGAGTGATCGGTGCGGAATCGGTGCTCGCCGTGCTGGCGGGGTGGTGGCGCAAGCCGGCAGCATGA
- a CDS encoding NAD+ synthase, with the protein MRLALGQLNPLVGDLAGNARRILEAAHQAQRDGARLLLTPELSLWGYPPRDLLLQPARLNRQRQVLDWLSQQLSGELGLLVGIALEADDGRAPALHNAIALVEPGRWRAVARKQLLPSYDVFDERRYFRPGDGPCLLTLSSGERLGLTICEDLWVEDALQRERLVGPDPIAALAPERPDLLINLAASPFDPAKPALRRQLAAEAARRLHCPVLYLNQVGGNDELVFDGASFVLSADGQALVNLPSCMETVMVWDTSTPAAPPAPLPEEPEQLFRALVLGVRDYAAKCGFRQALLGLSGGIDSALVAVIAAAALGAEQLSALLMPSPWSSASSIDDATALADRLQLSTSTLPIAELMQGFDATLTPALGQEPAGVTAENLQSRIRGTLLMAVANQQGQLLLTTGNKSELAVGYCTLYGDMNGGLAVIGDLYKTSVFALCDWLDSEAAGPCRRDLGLPPQGELVGRAIRGKPPSAELRPDQKDSDSLPDYSELDALLRALIQERISAEALVEAGHEPQLVERVQRLLQRAEFKRRQAAPLLKVSPQAFGSGWRLPIAAR; encoded by the coding sequence ATGCGCCTCGCCCTCGGCCAACTCAATCCCCTGGTGGGCGATCTGGCCGGCAATGCCCGCCGCATCCTGGAGGCCGCACACCAGGCCCAGAGGGACGGGGCAAGGCTGCTGCTGACGCCGGAACTGTCGCTGTGGGGTTACCCGCCACGAGATCTGCTGCTGCAACCGGCCCGCCTGAACCGGCAGCGGCAGGTGCTCGACTGGCTCAGCCAGCAGCTCAGCGGCGAGCTGGGCCTGCTGGTGGGCATCGCCCTGGAAGCCGACGACGGACGCGCTCCTGCACTGCACAACGCCATCGCCCTGGTGGAGCCGGGCCGCTGGCGAGCGGTGGCCCGCAAGCAGCTGCTGCCCAGCTACGACGTCTTCGATGAACGGCGCTACTTCCGCCCCGGGGACGGCCCCTGTCTGCTGACCCTGTCGAGCGGCGAACGGCTGGGGCTGACCATCTGTGAAGACCTCTGGGTGGAGGACGCCCTGCAACGGGAACGGCTGGTGGGCCCGGATCCGATCGCCGCCCTGGCACCGGAACGGCCGGATCTGCTGATCAACCTGGCGGCGTCCCCCTTTGACCCGGCCAAACCGGCCTTGCGCCGTCAGCTGGCGGCGGAGGCGGCCCGGCGGCTGCACTGCCCCGTGCTGTATCTGAATCAGGTGGGCGGCAATGACGAACTGGTGTTCGACGGGGCCAGCTTCGTGCTCTCCGCCGATGGTCAGGCCCTTGTGAACCTGCCCAGCTGCATGGAAACCGTGATGGTCTGGGACACCAGCACCCCGGCCGCGCCCCCGGCGCCGCTGCCGGAGGAGCCGGAGCAGCTGTTCCGGGCGTTGGTGCTCGGCGTGCGCGACTACGCCGCCAAGTGCGGCTTCCGCCAGGCGCTGCTGGGGCTGAGCGGCGGCATCGATTCCGCCCTGGTGGCGGTGATCGCCGCTGCAGCACTGGGGGCGGAGCAGCTGAGCGCGCTGCTGATGCCCTCGCCATGGAGTTCCGCCAGCTCGATCGATGACGCCACGGCCCTGGCGGACCGCCTGCAGCTCAGCACCAGCACCCTGCCGATCGCAGAGCTGATGCAGGGGTTTGACGCCACCCTCACCCCGGCCCTGGGACAGGAACCGGCAGGGGTGACCGCCGAAAATCTGCAGTCACGCATCCGCGGAACCCTGCTGATGGCGGTGGCCAACCAGCAGGGGCAGCTGTTGCTGACCACCGGCAACAAATCCGAGCTGGCCGTGGGGTACTGCACCCTGTACGGCGACATGAACGGCGGCCTGGCGGTGATCGGCGATCTGTACAAGACCAGCGTCTTCGCGCTCTGCGACTGGCTGGACAGCGAAGCCGCAGGCCCCTGCCGCCGCGACCTGGGCTTGCCGCCGCAGGGGGAGCTGGTGGGACGGGCGATCCGGGGCAAACCCCCCAGCGCCGAGCTGCGGCCAGATCAGAAGGACAGTGACTCGCTGCCCGACTACAGCGAGCTCGATGCCCTGCTGCGGGCACTGATCCAGGAGCGCATCAGCGCTGAGGCGCTGGTGGAGGCCGGCCATGAGCCGCAGCTGGTGGAACGGGTTCAGCGGCTGTTGCAGCGGGCCGAATTCAAGCGGCGACAGGCTGCACCGCTTCTGAAAGTGAGCCCACAGGCATTTGGCAGCGGCTGGCGGCTGCCGATTGCTGCCCGCTGA